GGCACCTTCGACGCGGCGGCACGCGCGCTGCATCTGACGCCCTCGGCCGTCAGCCAGCGGATCAAGCTCTTGGAGCAGAAGACCGGCCGCGTCCTGCTCATCCGGTCCAAGCCGGTCCGGCTGACCGAGTCGGGCGGGATCGTCGCCCGCTACGCCCGGCAGCTCACCCTGCTCACCGGCGACGCACTCGCCGACCTCGGCGCGACCGGCAGCGGGGAGCCGACCACGATCTCCGTCGCGGTCAACGCCGACTCGCTGGCCACCTGGTTCCTGGACGCGCTCGACCCCGAGCCCGCCGGACTGCGCATCCGCTTCGACCTGCGCCGCGAAGATCAGGACCACACGGCCGAACTGCTGCGGCAGGGGGTGGTGATGGCGGCGGTCACCTCCTCGGCGCGGCCGGTGCAGGGCTGCACCGTCCGGCCGCTCGGACACATGCGCTACCACGCCATGGCGTCTCGCGAGTTCGCCGAGCGCAGGCTGAGCCGAGGTCCGCTGGATCGGACGCTGCCCGAGGCACCGGTCATCGTGTTCGACGCGAAGGACGATCTTCAGGACGCCTTCCTCCGCCGAATCACCGGCCGCCGGGCGGGCGGCGCGGTGCGCCACGTGATCCCGGAGTCGGCGGTGTTCTGCCAGGCCGTGGTGAACGGGATGGGCTGGGGGATGCTGCCCACGAGCCAGGTCGCGGCTCTGCCCGATCCCGAGGCGCTCGTGGAGCTGGCCCC
This genomic stretch from Actinoalloteichus hoggarensis harbors:
- a CDS encoding LysR family transcriptional regulator ArgP encodes the protein MPDLPAELVHTLVTAVDEGTFDAAARALHLTPSAVSQRIKLLEQKTGRVLLIRSKPVRLTESGGIVARYARQLTLLTGDALADLGATGSGEPTTISVAVNADSLATWFLDALDPEPAGLRIRFDLRREDQDHTAELLRQGVVMAAVTSSARPVQGCTVRPLGHMRYHAMASREFAERRLSRGPLDRTLPEAPVIVFDAKDDLQDAFLRRITGRRAGGAVRHVIPESAVFCQAVVNGMGWGMLPTSQVAALPDPEALVELAPEHPVDVALYWQHWRLDSPPLTAVTEAVLRAAARTLLPARAGRPEPGSRRH